From one Amaranthus tricolor cultivar Red isolate AtriRed21 chromosome 17, ASM2621246v1, whole genome shotgun sequence genomic stretch:
- the LOC130803543 gene encoding glucosidase 2 subunit beta-like isoform X1 produces MNLKLIHLILFLTIVAPSIVRSSSILGISPQDEKYYSTASEIIKCKDGSKKINRSQLNDDFCDCPDGSDEPGTSACPNARFYCRNLGHMPLILFSSRVNDGICDCCDGSDEYDGQVKCQNTCWEAGKAARDKLKKKIATYQEGVALRRKEVEQAKVAFAKDEDELSKLKSDEKVLKSLVQQLKDRKEQIEKAEEKERLEKEKEENLKKELEKDSSREKAQDEEKADNGKEYDDITHDDVIDNLDDYLKKENSEEPAKENDEELTAVSESGSDHEEKHKSTGSDNPEGLSKEELGRLVASRWTGEKTDSKPEVSDDVKDIDHTGEISKDGNEEDSDGYASEFDGDDEYDKNDSNNLNYDDNDDDHSDDEYTPEDHEDSSSSRPDSDDESVKLDTTTSSNPSWLGKIQRTMKSILHAVNLFQTPLNITDAAQVRKEYGDSNAKLSNIQSRISSLSVKLKQDFGPQKEFYLLYDRCFETKQNKYTYKVCPYKKATQEEGHMTTRLGLWEKFEDKYKTMLFANGDKCWNGPDRSLKVKLRCGLKNEVTDVDEPSRCEYVALLSTPSVCLEDKLKELQDKLDALNREQPPGHDEL; encoded by the exons atgaatttaaaattaattcatttaattttgtttttaaccATTGTAGCTCCTTCTATTGTCAGATCAAGTTCTATTCTTGGCATCTCTCCCCAag ATGAGAAGTATTACAGCACAGCCTCAGAAATCATTAAATGTAAAGATGGATCCAAGAAAATCAATCGAAGTCAGCTTAATGACGATTTTTGTGATTGCCCAGATGGTTCAGACGAACCAG GAACATCTGCATGTCCAAATGCTAGATTCTACTGTCGGAATTTGGGGCATATGCCCCTTATATTATTCTCTTCAAGAGTGAATGATGGTATCTGTG ATTGTTGCGATGGAAGTGATGAGTATGATGGCCAAGTTAAGTGCCAAAATACTTGTTGGGAAGCGGGGAAAGCAGCTAGGGAtaagttgaagaagaagattgcAACGTATCAAGAGGGGGTGGCTTTGCGGAGAAAGGAAGTTGAGCAAGCAAAGGTAGCATTTGCCAAAGATGAGGATGAATTGTCTAAGCTGAAGAGTGATGAGAAAGTATTGAAGAGTTTAGTTCAACAGCTCAAGG ATCGTAAGGAACAGATAGAGAAAGCAGAGGAGAAGGAACGTttagagaaggaaaaagaagagaaCCTCAAGAAGGAATTGGAAAAAGATTCTTCACGGGAGAAAGCACAAGATGAGGAGAAAGCTGATAATGGGAAAGAATATGATGATATTACACACGACGATGTCATAGACAATCTTGATGATTACTTAAAAAAG GAAAACAGTGAGGAACCTGCAAAAGAGAATGATGAGGAGCTTACTGCTGTATCTGAGTCTGGCTCTGACCATGAAGAAAAG CACAAGTCAACGGGATCGGATAATCCAGAAGGTTTGTCTAAGGAAGAACTGGGTCGTCTAGTTGCTTCTCGTTGGACAGGGGAAAAAACTGATTCCAAGCCTGAAGTTTCAGATGACGTGAAAGATATTGACCACACAGGCGAAATATCTAAAGATGGCAATGAAGAAGATTCTGATGGATATGCTTCTGAATTCGATGGGGATGACGAGTATGacaaaaatgattcaaacaatctcaattatgatgataatgatgatgatcactCAGATGATGAATATACTCCAGAGGATCATGAGGATTCAAGTTCATCCAGGCCTGACTCTGACGATGAATCAGTCAAGTTGG ATACTACAACTTCGAGTAACCCATCATGGCTAGGGAAAATACAAAGAACTATGAAAAGCATCCTGCATGCTGTTAATTTGTTTCAGACTCCACTCAACATTACAG ATGCTGCTCAAGTTCGAAAGGAATATGGTGATTCAAATGCCAAATTATCTAATATACAATCAAGAATTTCTAGTTTATCGGTAAAATTGAAACAAGACTTTG GACCACAAAAggaattttatttactttatgaTCGTTGTTTCGAGACCAAACAGAAcaa gtaCACTTACAAGGTCTGCCCATATAAGAAGGCTACCCAGGAGGAGGGACACATGACAACACGTTTAGG GCTGTGGGAAAAATTTGAGGACAAATACAAAACCATGCTCTTTGCAAATGGTGATAAATGCTGGAACGGACCTGATAGGAGTTTAAAG GTCAAGCTCAGATGTGGTTTGAAGAATGAGGTTACTGATGTAGATGAGCCAAGCCGCTGCGA GTATGTTGCTTTGTTATCAACCCCAAGTGTCTGTTTGGAAGATAAACTCAAG GAGCTGCAGGATAAGTTGGATGCCTTAAACCGTGAGCAACCACCCGGTCACGATGAGCTCTAA
- the LOC130803543 gene encoding glucosidase 2 subunit beta-like isoform X2, producing the protein MNLKLIHLILFLTIVAPSIVRSSSILGISPQDEKYYSTASEIIKCKDGSKKINRSQLNDDFCDCPDGSDEPGTSACPNARFYCRNLGHMPLILFSSRVNDGICDCCDGSDEYDGQVKCQNTCWEAGKAARDKLKKKIATYQEGVALRRKEVEQAKVAFAKDEDELSKLKSDEKVLKSLVQQLKDRKEQIEKAEEKERLEKEKEENLKKELEKDSSREKAQDEEKADNGKEYDDITHDDVIDNLDDYLKKENSEEPAKENDEELTAVSESGSDHEEKHKSTGSDNPEGLSKEELGRLVASRWTGEKTDSKPEVSDDVKDIDHTGEISKDGNEEDSDGYASEFDGDDEYDKNDSNNLNYDDNDDDHSDDEYTPEDHEDSSSSRPDSDDESVKLDTTTSSNPSWLGKIQRTMKSILHAVNLFQTPLNITDAAQVRKEYGDSNAKLSNIQSRISSLSVKLKQDFGPQKEFYLLYDRCFETKQNKYTYKVCPYKKATQEEGHMTTRLGLWEKFEDKYKTMLFANGDKCWNGPDRSLKVKLRCGLKNEVTDVDEPSRCDKYNLVAGMLLCYQPQVSVWKINSRSCRISWMP; encoded by the exons atgaatttaaaattaattcatttaattttgtttttaaccATTGTAGCTCCTTCTATTGTCAGATCAAGTTCTATTCTTGGCATCTCTCCCCAag ATGAGAAGTATTACAGCACAGCCTCAGAAATCATTAAATGTAAAGATGGATCCAAGAAAATCAATCGAAGTCAGCTTAATGACGATTTTTGTGATTGCCCAGATGGTTCAGACGAACCAG GAACATCTGCATGTCCAAATGCTAGATTCTACTGTCGGAATTTGGGGCATATGCCCCTTATATTATTCTCTTCAAGAGTGAATGATGGTATCTGTG ATTGTTGCGATGGAAGTGATGAGTATGATGGCCAAGTTAAGTGCCAAAATACTTGTTGGGAAGCGGGGAAAGCAGCTAGGGAtaagttgaagaagaagattgcAACGTATCAAGAGGGGGTGGCTTTGCGGAGAAAGGAAGTTGAGCAAGCAAAGGTAGCATTTGCCAAAGATGAGGATGAATTGTCTAAGCTGAAGAGTGATGAGAAAGTATTGAAGAGTTTAGTTCAACAGCTCAAGG ATCGTAAGGAACAGATAGAGAAAGCAGAGGAGAAGGAACGTttagagaaggaaaaagaagagaaCCTCAAGAAGGAATTGGAAAAAGATTCTTCACGGGAGAAAGCACAAGATGAGGAGAAAGCTGATAATGGGAAAGAATATGATGATATTACACACGACGATGTCATAGACAATCTTGATGATTACTTAAAAAAG GAAAACAGTGAGGAACCTGCAAAAGAGAATGATGAGGAGCTTACTGCTGTATCTGAGTCTGGCTCTGACCATGAAGAAAAG CACAAGTCAACGGGATCGGATAATCCAGAAGGTTTGTCTAAGGAAGAACTGGGTCGTCTAGTTGCTTCTCGTTGGACAGGGGAAAAAACTGATTCCAAGCCTGAAGTTTCAGATGACGTGAAAGATATTGACCACACAGGCGAAATATCTAAAGATGGCAATGAAGAAGATTCTGATGGATATGCTTCTGAATTCGATGGGGATGACGAGTATGacaaaaatgattcaaacaatctcaattatgatgataatgatgatgatcactCAGATGATGAATATACTCCAGAGGATCATGAGGATTCAAGTTCATCCAGGCCTGACTCTGACGATGAATCAGTCAAGTTGG ATACTACAACTTCGAGTAACCCATCATGGCTAGGGAAAATACAAAGAACTATGAAAAGCATCCTGCATGCTGTTAATTTGTTTCAGACTCCACTCAACATTACAG ATGCTGCTCAAGTTCGAAAGGAATATGGTGATTCAAATGCCAAATTATCTAATATACAATCAAGAATTTCTAGTTTATCGGTAAAATTGAAACAAGACTTTG GACCACAAAAggaattttatttactttatgaTCGTTGTTTCGAGACCAAACAGAAcaa gtaCACTTACAAGGTCTGCCCATATAAGAAGGCTACCCAGGAGGAGGGACACATGACAACACGTTTAGG GCTGTGGGAAAAATTTGAGGACAAATACAAAACCATGCTCTTTGCAAATGGTGATAAATGCTGGAACGGACCTGATAGGAGTTTAAAG GTCAAGCTCAGATGTGGTTTGAAGAATGAGGTTACTGATGTAGATGAGCCAAGCCGCTGCGA CAAGTATAATCTTGTGGCAGGTATGTTGCTTTGTTATCAACCCCAAGTGTCTGTTTGGAAGATAAACTCAAG GAGCTGCAGGATAAGTTGGATGCCTTAA
- the LOC130803543 gene encoding glucosidase 2 subunit beta-like isoform X6 — translation MNLKLIHLILFLTIVAPSIVRSSSILGISPQDEKYYSTASEIIKCKDGSKKINRSQLNDDFCDCPDGSDEPGTSACPNARFYCRNLGHMPLILFSSRVNDGICDCCDGSDEYDGQVKCQNTCWEAGKAARDKLKKKIATYQEGVALRRKEVEQAKVAFAKDEDELSKLKSDEKVLKSLVQQLKDRKEQIEKAEEKERLEKEKEENLKKELEKDSSREKAQDEEKADNGKEYDDITHDDVIDNLDDYLKKENSEEPAKENDEELTAVSESGSDHEEKHKSTGSDNPEGLSKEELGRLVASRWTGEKTDSKPEVSDDVKDIDHTGEISKDGNEEDSDGYASEFDGDDEYDKNDSNNLNYDDNDDDHSDDEYTPEDHEDSSSSRPDSDDESVKLDTTTSSNPSWLGKIQRTMKSILHAVNLFQTPLNITDAAQVRKEYGDSNAKLSNIQSRISSLSVKLKQDFGPQKEFYLLYDRCFETKQNKYSA, via the exons atgaatttaaaattaattcatttaattttgtttttaaccATTGTAGCTCCTTCTATTGTCAGATCAAGTTCTATTCTTGGCATCTCTCCCCAag ATGAGAAGTATTACAGCACAGCCTCAGAAATCATTAAATGTAAAGATGGATCCAAGAAAATCAATCGAAGTCAGCTTAATGACGATTTTTGTGATTGCCCAGATGGTTCAGACGAACCAG GAACATCTGCATGTCCAAATGCTAGATTCTACTGTCGGAATTTGGGGCATATGCCCCTTATATTATTCTCTTCAAGAGTGAATGATGGTATCTGTG ATTGTTGCGATGGAAGTGATGAGTATGATGGCCAAGTTAAGTGCCAAAATACTTGTTGGGAAGCGGGGAAAGCAGCTAGGGAtaagttgaagaagaagattgcAACGTATCAAGAGGGGGTGGCTTTGCGGAGAAAGGAAGTTGAGCAAGCAAAGGTAGCATTTGCCAAAGATGAGGATGAATTGTCTAAGCTGAAGAGTGATGAGAAAGTATTGAAGAGTTTAGTTCAACAGCTCAAGG ATCGTAAGGAACAGATAGAGAAAGCAGAGGAGAAGGAACGTttagagaaggaaaaagaagagaaCCTCAAGAAGGAATTGGAAAAAGATTCTTCACGGGAGAAAGCACAAGATGAGGAGAAAGCTGATAATGGGAAAGAATATGATGATATTACACACGACGATGTCATAGACAATCTTGATGATTACTTAAAAAAG GAAAACAGTGAGGAACCTGCAAAAGAGAATGATGAGGAGCTTACTGCTGTATCTGAGTCTGGCTCTGACCATGAAGAAAAG CACAAGTCAACGGGATCGGATAATCCAGAAGGTTTGTCTAAGGAAGAACTGGGTCGTCTAGTTGCTTCTCGTTGGACAGGGGAAAAAACTGATTCCAAGCCTGAAGTTTCAGATGACGTGAAAGATATTGACCACACAGGCGAAATATCTAAAGATGGCAATGAAGAAGATTCTGATGGATATGCTTCTGAATTCGATGGGGATGACGAGTATGacaaaaatgattcaaacaatctcaattatgatgataatgatgatgatcactCAGATGATGAATATACTCCAGAGGATCATGAGGATTCAAGTTCATCCAGGCCTGACTCTGACGATGAATCAGTCAAGTTGG ATACTACAACTTCGAGTAACCCATCATGGCTAGGGAAAATACAAAGAACTATGAAAAGCATCCTGCATGCTGTTAATTTGTTTCAGACTCCACTCAACATTACAG ATGCTGCTCAAGTTCGAAAGGAATATGGTGATTCAAATGCCAAATTATCTAATATACAATCAAGAATTTCTAGTTTATCGGTAAAATTGAAACAAGACTTTG GACCACAAAAggaattttatttactttatgaTCGTTGTTTCGAGACCAAACAGAAcaa ATATTCGGCCTAG
- the LOC130803543 gene encoding glucosidase 2 subunit beta-like isoform X5, with translation MNLKLIHLILFLTIVAPSIVRSSSILGISPQDEKYYSTASEIIKCKDGSKKINRSQLNDDFCDCPDGSDEPGTSACPNARFYCRNLGHMPLILFSSRVNDGICDCCDGSDEYDGQVKCQNTCWEAGKAARDKLKKKIATYQEGVALRRKEVEQAKVAFAKDEDELSKLKSDEKVLKSLVQQLKDRKEQIEKAEEKERLEKEKEENLKKELEKDSSREKAQDEEKADNGKEYDDITHDDVIDNLDDYLKKENSEEPAKENDEELTAVSESGSDHEEKHKSTGSDNPEGLSKEELGRLVASRWTGEKTDSKPEVSDDVKDIDHTGEISKDGNEEDSDGYASEFDGDDEYDKNDSNNLNYDDNDDDHSDDEYTPEDHEDSSSSRPDSDDESVKLDTTTSSNPSWLGKIQRTMKSILHAVNLFQTPLNITDAAQVRKEYGDSNAKLSNIQSRISSLSDHKRNFIYFMIVVSRPNRTSTLTRSAHIRRLPRRRDT, from the exons atgaatttaaaattaattcatttaattttgtttttaaccATTGTAGCTCCTTCTATTGTCAGATCAAGTTCTATTCTTGGCATCTCTCCCCAag ATGAGAAGTATTACAGCACAGCCTCAGAAATCATTAAATGTAAAGATGGATCCAAGAAAATCAATCGAAGTCAGCTTAATGACGATTTTTGTGATTGCCCAGATGGTTCAGACGAACCAG GAACATCTGCATGTCCAAATGCTAGATTCTACTGTCGGAATTTGGGGCATATGCCCCTTATATTATTCTCTTCAAGAGTGAATGATGGTATCTGTG ATTGTTGCGATGGAAGTGATGAGTATGATGGCCAAGTTAAGTGCCAAAATACTTGTTGGGAAGCGGGGAAAGCAGCTAGGGAtaagttgaagaagaagattgcAACGTATCAAGAGGGGGTGGCTTTGCGGAGAAAGGAAGTTGAGCAAGCAAAGGTAGCATTTGCCAAAGATGAGGATGAATTGTCTAAGCTGAAGAGTGATGAGAAAGTATTGAAGAGTTTAGTTCAACAGCTCAAGG ATCGTAAGGAACAGATAGAGAAAGCAGAGGAGAAGGAACGTttagagaaggaaaaagaagagaaCCTCAAGAAGGAATTGGAAAAAGATTCTTCACGGGAGAAAGCACAAGATGAGGAGAAAGCTGATAATGGGAAAGAATATGATGATATTACACACGACGATGTCATAGACAATCTTGATGATTACTTAAAAAAG GAAAACAGTGAGGAACCTGCAAAAGAGAATGATGAGGAGCTTACTGCTGTATCTGAGTCTGGCTCTGACCATGAAGAAAAG CACAAGTCAACGGGATCGGATAATCCAGAAGGTTTGTCTAAGGAAGAACTGGGTCGTCTAGTTGCTTCTCGTTGGACAGGGGAAAAAACTGATTCCAAGCCTGAAGTTTCAGATGACGTGAAAGATATTGACCACACAGGCGAAATATCTAAAGATGGCAATGAAGAAGATTCTGATGGATATGCTTCTGAATTCGATGGGGATGACGAGTATGacaaaaatgattcaaacaatctcaattatgatgataatgatgatgatcactCAGATGATGAATATACTCCAGAGGATCATGAGGATTCAAGTTCATCCAGGCCTGACTCTGACGATGAATCAGTCAAGTTGG ATACTACAACTTCGAGTAACCCATCATGGCTAGGGAAAATACAAAGAACTATGAAAAGCATCCTGCATGCTGTTAATTTGTTTCAGACTCCACTCAACATTACAG ATGCTGCTCAAGTTCGAAAGGAATATGGTGATTCAAATGCCAAATTATCTAATATACAATCAAGAATTTCTAGTTTATCG GACCACAAAAggaattttatttactttatgaTCGTTGTTTCGAGACCAAACAGAAcaa gtaCACTTACAAGGTCTGCCCATATAAGAAGGCTACCCAGGAGGAGGGACACATGA
- the LOC130803543 gene encoding glucosidase 2 subunit beta-like isoform X4: MNLKLIHLILFLTIVAPSIVRSSSILGISPQDEKYYSTASEIIKCKDGSKKINRSQLNDDFCDCPDGSDEPGTSACPNARFYCRNLGHMPLILFSSRVNDGICDCCDGSDEYDGQVKCQNTCWEAGKAARDKLKKKIATYQEGVALRRKEVEQAKVAFAKDEDELSKLKSDEKVLKSLVQQLKDRKEQIEKAEEKERLEKEKEENLKKELEKDSSREKAQDEEKADNGKEYDDITHDDVIDNLDDYLKKENSEEPAKENDEELTAVSESGSDHEEKHKSTGSDNPEGLSKEELGRLVASRWTGEKTDSKPEVSDDVKDIDHTGEISKDGNEEDSDGYASEFDGDDEYDKNDSNNLNYDDNDDDHSDDEYTPEDHEDSSSSRPDSDDESVKLDTTTSSNPSWLGKIQRTMKSILHAVNLFQTPLNITDAAQVRKEYGDSNAKLSNIQSRISSLSDHKRNFIYFMIVVSRPNRTNIRPRTQSYLLSLYAITCGVFALILK; the protein is encoded by the exons atgaatttaaaattaattcatttaattttgtttttaaccATTGTAGCTCCTTCTATTGTCAGATCAAGTTCTATTCTTGGCATCTCTCCCCAag ATGAGAAGTATTACAGCACAGCCTCAGAAATCATTAAATGTAAAGATGGATCCAAGAAAATCAATCGAAGTCAGCTTAATGACGATTTTTGTGATTGCCCAGATGGTTCAGACGAACCAG GAACATCTGCATGTCCAAATGCTAGATTCTACTGTCGGAATTTGGGGCATATGCCCCTTATATTATTCTCTTCAAGAGTGAATGATGGTATCTGTG ATTGTTGCGATGGAAGTGATGAGTATGATGGCCAAGTTAAGTGCCAAAATACTTGTTGGGAAGCGGGGAAAGCAGCTAGGGAtaagttgaagaagaagattgcAACGTATCAAGAGGGGGTGGCTTTGCGGAGAAAGGAAGTTGAGCAAGCAAAGGTAGCATTTGCCAAAGATGAGGATGAATTGTCTAAGCTGAAGAGTGATGAGAAAGTATTGAAGAGTTTAGTTCAACAGCTCAAGG ATCGTAAGGAACAGATAGAGAAAGCAGAGGAGAAGGAACGTttagagaaggaaaaagaagagaaCCTCAAGAAGGAATTGGAAAAAGATTCTTCACGGGAGAAAGCACAAGATGAGGAGAAAGCTGATAATGGGAAAGAATATGATGATATTACACACGACGATGTCATAGACAATCTTGATGATTACTTAAAAAAG GAAAACAGTGAGGAACCTGCAAAAGAGAATGATGAGGAGCTTACTGCTGTATCTGAGTCTGGCTCTGACCATGAAGAAAAG CACAAGTCAACGGGATCGGATAATCCAGAAGGTTTGTCTAAGGAAGAACTGGGTCGTCTAGTTGCTTCTCGTTGGACAGGGGAAAAAACTGATTCCAAGCCTGAAGTTTCAGATGACGTGAAAGATATTGACCACACAGGCGAAATATCTAAAGATGGCAATGAAGAAGATTCTGATGGATATGCTTCTGAATTCGATGGGGATGACGAGTATGacaaaaatgattcaaacaatctcaattatgatgataatgatgatgatcactCAGATGATGAATATACTCCAGAGGATCATGAGGATTCAAGTTCATCCAGGCCTGACTCTGACGATGAATCAGTCAAGTTGG ATACTACAACTTCGAGTAACCCATCATGGCTAGGGAAAATACAAAGAACTATGAAAAGCATCCTGCATGCTGTTAATTTGTTTCAGACTCCACTCAACATTACAG ATGCTGCTCAAGTTCGAAAGGAATATGGTGATTCAAATGCCAAATTATCTAATATACAATCAAGAATTTCTAGTTTATCG GACCACAAAAggaattttatttactttatgaTCGTTGTTTCGAGACCAAACAGAAcaa ATATTCGGCCTAGAACACAATCTTATCTATTGTCCTTGTATGCCATAACATGTGGTGTTTTCGCTCTGATCTTGAAATAA
- the LOC130803543 gene encoding glucosidase 2 subunit beta-like isoform X3 has product MPLILFSSRVNDGICDCCDGSDEYDGQVKCQNTCWEAGKAARDKLKKKIATYQEGVALRRKEVEQAKVAFAKDEDELSKLKSDEKVLKSLVQQLKDRKEQIEKAEEKERLEKEKEENLKKELEKDSSREKAQDEEKADNGKEYDDITHDDVIDNLDDYLKKENSEEPAKENDEELTAVSESGSDHEEKHKSTGSDNPEGLSKEELGRLVASRWTGEKTDSKPEVSDDVKDIDHTGEISKDGNEEDSDGYASEFDGDDEYDKNDSNNLNYDDNDDDHSDDEYTPEDHEDSSSSRPDSDDESVKLDTTTSSNPSWLGKIQRTMKSILHAVNLFQTPLNITDAAQVRKEYGDSNAKLSNIQSRISSLSVKLKQDFGPQKEFYLLYDRCFETKQNKYTYKVCPYKKATQEEGHMTTRLGLWEKFEDKYKTMLFANGDKCWNGPDRSLKVKLRCGLKNEVTDVDEPSRCEYVALLSTPSVCLEDKLKELQDKLDALNREQPPGHDEL; this is encoded by the exons ATGCCCCTTATATTATTCTCTTCAAGAGTGAATGATGGTATCTGTG ATTGTTGCGATGGAAGTGATGAGTATGATGGCCAAGTTAAGTGCCAAAATACTTGTTGGGAAGCGGGGAAAGCAGCTAGGGAtaagttgaagaagaagattgcAACGTATCAAGAGGGGGTGGCTTTGCGGAGAAAGGAAGTTGAGCAAGCAAAGGTAGCATTTGCCAAAGATGAGGATGAATTGTCTAAGCTGAAGAGTGATGAGAAAGTATTGAAGAGTTTAGTTCAACAGCTCAAGG ATCGTAAGGAACAGATAGAGAAAGCAGAGGAGAAGGAACGTttagagaaggaaaaagaagagaaCCTCAAGAAGGAATTGGAAAAAGATTCTTCACGGGAGAAAGCACAAGATGAGGAGAAAGCTGATAATGGGAAAGAATATGATGATATTACACACGACGATGTCATAGACAATCTTGATGATTACTTAAAAAAG GAAAACAGTGAGGAACCTGCAAAAGAGAATGATGAGGAGCTTACTGCTGTATCTGAGTCTGGCTCTGACCATGAAGAAAAG CACAAGTCAACGGGATCGGATAATCCAGAAGGTTTGTCTAAGGAAGAACTGGGTCGTCTAGTTGCTTCTCGTTGGACAGGGGAAAAAACTGATTCCAAGCCTGAAGTTTCAGATGACGTGAAAGATATTGACCACACAGGCGAAATATCTAAAGATGGCAATGAAGAAGATTCTGATGGATATGCTTCTGAATTCGATGGGGATGACGAGTATGacaaaaatgattcaaacaatctcaattatgatgataatgatgatgatcactCAGATGATGAATATACTCCAGAGGATCATGAGGATTCAAGTTCATCCAGGCCTGACTCTGACGATGAATCAGTCAAGTTGG ATACTACAACTTCGAGTAACCCATCATGGCTAGGGAAAATACAAAGAACTATGAAAAGCATCCTGCATGCTGTTAATTTGTTTCAGACTCCACTCAACATTACAG ATGCTGCTCAAGTTCGAAAGGAATATGGTGATTCAAATGCCAAATTATCTAATATACAATCAAGAATTTCTAGTTTATCGGTAAAATTGAAACAAGACTTTG GACCACAAAAggaattttatttactttatgaTCGTTGTTTCGAGACCAAACAGAAcaa gtaCACTTACAAGGTCTGCCCATATAAGAAGGCTACCCAGGAGGAGGGACACATGACAACACGTTTAGG GCTGTGGGAAAAATTTGAGGACAAATACAAAACCATGCTCTTTGCAAATGGTGATAAATGCTGGAACGGACCTGATAGGAGTTTAAAG GTCAAGCTCAGATGTGGTTTGAAGAATGAGGTTACTGATGTAGATGAGCCAAGCCGCTGCGA GTATGTTGCTTTGTTATCAACCCCAAGTGTCTGTTTGGAAGATAAACTCAAG GAGCTGCAGGATAAGTTGGATGCCTTAAACCGTGAGCAACCACCCGGTCACGATGAGCTCTAA